In Rosa chinensis cultivar Old Blush chromosome 1, RchiOBHm-V2, whole genome shotgun sequence, a genomic segment contains:
- the LOC112181683 gene encoding uncharacterized protein LOC112181683 isoform X2, with translation MWLRPFVLLCALFGKDQGTEARLVGLVLAICQCLDWDNSSNGIVLLWPPRHHGYIYTNLFFSILLIVTYMIMDGDLVCPAKMGRSVEVGVTSMSRLKAAMFSPGALKFKMEVYGIKKNTLNEQELEFTC, from the exons ATGTGGTTGCGGCCATTTGTGTTGCTTTGCGCTCTCTTTGGAAAG GATCAAGGAACAGAAGCTAGGTTGGTTGGTTTGGTTCTGGCTATTTGTCAATGTCTTGATTGG GATAACAGTAGCAATGGCATTGTTTTACTATGGCCTCCGAGACATCACGGCTACATATAtacaaatctttttttttctatattgtTG ATTGTAACCTATATGATAATGGATGGAGACTTGGTTTGTCCTGCAAAGATGGGAAGATCTGTAGAG GTTGGAGTAACCAGTATGAGCCGTTTGAAAGCTGCAATGTTTTCTCCAG GTGCTTTGAAGTTTAAGATGGAGGTTTATGGGATAAAGAAAAACACCCTTAATGAGCAGGAGCTTGAGTTCACGTGTTAG
- the LOC112181683 gene encoding uncharacterized protein LOC112181683 isoform X1 — MWLRPFVLLCALFGKDQGTEARLVGLVLAICQCLDWDNSSNGIVLLWPPRHHGYIYTNLFFSILLIVTYMIMDGDLVCPAKMGRSVELQCLKVGVTSMSRLKAAMFSPGALKFKMEVYGIKKNTLNEQELEFTC, encoded by the exons ATGTGGTTGCGGCCATTTGTGTTGCTTTGCGCTCTCTTTGGAAAG GATCAAGGAACAGAAGCTAGGTTGGTTGGTTTGGTTCTGGCTATTTGTCAATGTCTTGATTGG GATAACAGTAGCAATGGCATTGTTTTACTATGGCCTCCGAGACATCACGGCTACATATAtacaaatctttttttttctatattgtTG ATTGTAACCTATATGATAATGGATGGAGACTTGGTTTGTCCTGCAAAGATGGGAAGATCTGTAGAG TTGCAATGTTTGAAGGTTGGAGTAACCAGTATGAGCCGTTTGAAAGCTGCAATGTTTTCTCCAG GTGCTTTGAAGTTTAAGATGGAGGTTTATGGGATAAAGAAAAACACCCTTAATGAGCAGGAGCTTGAGTTCACGTGTTAG
- the LOC112181683 gene encoding uncharacterized protein LOC112181683 isoform X3 — MWLRPFVLLCALFGKDQGTEARLVGLVLAICQCLDWIVTYMIMDGDLVCPAKMGRSVELQCLKVGVTSMSRLKAAMFSPGALKFKMEVYGIKKNTLNEQELEFTC, encoded by the exons ATGTGGTTGCGGCCATTTGTGTTGCTTTGCGCTCTCTTTGGAAAG GATCAAGGAACAGAAGCTAGGTTGGTTGGTTTGGTTCTGGCTATTTGTCAATGTCTTGATTGG ATTGTAACCTATATGATAATGGATGGAGACTTGGTTTGTCCTGCAAAGATGGGAAGATCTGTAGAG TTGCAATGTTTGAAGGTTGGAGTAACCAGTATGAGCCGTTTGAAAGCTGCAATGTTTTCTCCAG GTGCTTTGAAGTTTAAGATGGAGGTTTATGGGATAAAGAAAAACACCCTTAATGAGCAGGAGCTTGAGTTCACGTGTTAG
- the LOC112181683 gene encoding uncharacterized protein LOC112181683 isoform X4 translates to MWLRPFVLLCALFGKDQGTEARLVGLVLAICQCLDWIVTYMIMDGDLVCPAKMGRSVEVGVTSMSRLKAAMFSPGALKFKMEVYGIKKNTLNEQELEFTC, encoded by the exons ATGTGGTTGCGGCCATTTGTGTTGCTTTGCGCTCTCTTTGGAAAG GATCAAGGAACAGAAGCTAGGTTGGTTGGTTTGGTTCTGGCTATTTGTCAATGTCTTGATTGG ATTGTAACCTATATGATAATGGATGGAGACTTGGTTTGTCCTGCAAAGATGGGAAGATCTGTAGAG GTTGGAGTAACCAGTATGAGCCGTTTGAAAGCTGCAATGTTTTCTCCAG GTGCTTTGAAGTTTAAGATGGAGGTTTATGGGATAAAGAAAAACACCCTTAATGAGCAGGAGCTTGAGTTCACGTGTTAG